One Trueperaceae bacterium genomic window carries:
- a CDS encoding Na+/H+ antiporter subunit D → MTWLLVSPILIPLAAAAVSFALPERRMAQRAMAVGASALLLATSLLLLVQVATRGMVVMQAGDWPAPFGITLIADHLAAIMVVISAIMALATAVYALVDIDPAREGLGYHPLFLVLVTGINGAFLTGDLFNLYVWFEVLLISSFVLLTLGNRRAQLEGGLTYVAVNLVSSLFFLVSIGVTYGLTGTLNMADLAIALKDVPTDLVTTLSMLFLVAFGIKAAIFPLFFWLPASYHTPPVAISAIFAGMLTKVGVYALLRAFTLLFTQDVSWTHNVLLWLAGATMVTGVLGAAAQNEIRKILSFHIISQIGYMIMGLALFTPLALAGAVFYLVHHIIVKANLFFVAGLVRRMGGSFDLKRLGGLYRHSPLLSILFIVPAFSLAGFPPLSGFWAKLVLVLAGVEVGNGAIVAVALVVGLLTIFSMTKIWQAAFWSPAPEGVTLSRLPQRRLWVPVAMLAGLTVVIGLFGAPFMNLAEASAAELLNPAGYVEAVLGADAAEAYAAPVAVEEAP, encoded by the coding sequence TTGACGTGGCTCCTCGTCTCGCCCATCCTGATTCCGCTCGCCGCGGCCGCCGTCTCGTTCGCACTTCCCGAGCGGCGCATGGCGCAACGCGCGATGGCCGTGGGTGCGAGTGCGCTGCTGCTCGCCACGTCGCTGCTCCTCCTCGTGCAGGTGGCGACGCGCGGCATGGTGGTCATGCAGGCGGGCGATTGGCCCGCCCCGTTCGGCATCACGCTCATCGCCGATCACCTCGCCGCCATCATGGTGGTCATCAGCGCCATCATGGCGCTCGCCACCGCCGTGTACGCCCTCGTCGACATCGACCCTGCCCGCGAGGGTCTCGGGTATCACCCGCTGTTCCTCGTGCTCGTCACCGGCATCAACGGCGCCTTCCTGACGGGGGACCTGTTCAATCTGTACGTCTGGTTCGAAGTCCTGCTGATTTCGAGTTTCGTGCTGCTGACGCTCGGCAACCGCCGGGCGCAGCTCGAGGGGGGCCTCACGTACGTCGCGGTGAACCTCGTTTCGTCGCTGTTCTTCCTCGTATCGATCGGCGTGACGTACGGCCTGACGGGCACGCTCAACATGGCGGACCTCGCGATCGCGCTGAAGGACGTCCCGACCGACCTGGTGACGACGCTGTCGATGCTGTTCCTCGTCGCGTTCGGCATCAAGGCCGCCATCTTCCCGCTGTTCTTCTGGCTGCCCGCGTCGTACCACACGCCCCCCGTCGCCATCAGCGCGATCTTCGCCGGGATGCTCACGAAGGTGGGGGTGTACGCCCTCCTTCGCGCGTTCACGCTGCTGTTCACGCAGGACGTGTCCTGGACGCACAACGTGCTCCTATGGCTGGCGGGCGCCACCATGGTGACGGGCGTGCTGGGCGCCGCGGCGCAGAACGAGATTCGCAAGATCCTGTCGTTTCACATCATCAGCCAGATCGGCTACATGATCATGGGCCTCGCCCTGTTCACCCCGCTCGCACTCGCCGGCGCGGTGTTCTACCTCGTGCACCACATCATCGTGAAGGCGAACCTGTTCTTCGTGGCCGGTCTCGTACGGCGCATGGGGGGGAGTTTCGACCTGAAGAGGCTGGGAGGGTTGTACCGCCACTCGCCCCTCCTGTCGATCCTCTTCATCGTTCCTGCCTTCAGCCTCGCGGGCTTCCCACCCCTCTCCGGCTTCTGGGCGAAGCTGGTGCTGGTCCTCGCGGGCGTGGAGGTGGGCAACGGGGCGATCGTCGCCGTTGCGCTGGTCGTGGGTTTGTTGACGATCTTCTCCATGACGAAGATTTGGCAGGCGGCCTTCTGGTCGCCCGCGCCCGAAGGGGTGACGCTCTCGAGGTTGCCGCAGAGGCGCTTGTGGGTTCCCGTCGCAATGCTAGCTGGGTTGACGGTCGTCATCGGCCTGTTCGGTGCACCGTTCATGAACCTCGCGGAAGCGTCGGCGGCGGAACTCCTGAACCCGGCGGGCTACGTCGAGGCGGTCCTCGGTGCGGACGCTGCCGAGGCGTACGCCGCGCCCGTCGCGGTGGAGGAGGCACCATGA
- a CDS encoding NADH-quinone oxidoreductase subunit K, producing MELPLALTVGVLFGSGLYLVLQRNLLRLIFGLILMSGGVNLALFVAGRLTRGRSPFVPEGTYAPPVGAANPLPQALILTAIVISFGLTVFALVLLLRTYERLGTVETDELPLRLRDPHPPAVSLPASSGPRATPAPESSGGTSDSEVSR from the coding sequence ATGGAACTGCCCCTCGCGCTCACCGTCGGCGTGTTGTTCGGTTCGGGGTTGTACCTCGTGCTGCAACGCAACCTGCTTCGCCTCATCTTCGGCCTGATCCTCATGTCGGGCGGCGTGAACCTCGCCCTCTTCGTGGCGGGTCGCCTGACGCGCGGTCGCTCCCCCTTCGTGCCCGAGGGCACCTACGCCCCACCCGTGGGGGCGGCGAACCCCCTCCCGCAAGCCCTGATCCTCACCGCCATCGTGATCAGTTTCGGGTTGACGGTCTTTGCGCTCGTGCTGCTCCTCCGCACGTACGAGCGGCTCGGGACGGTGGAGACCGACGAACTGCCGCTCCGCTTGCGTGACCCGCACCCTCCGGCCGTGTCGCTCCCCGCGTCGAGCGGTCCGCGCGCCACGCCCGCCCCGGAATCGTCGGGCGGAACCTCCGATTCGGAGGTCAGCCGTTGA
- a CDS encoding Na+/H+ antiporter subunit B: MNSLILRTTTRLLIGVLLLFSVFLLLRGHDLPGGGFIGGLVGAAAIALYAIAYGYEHAFALLRIRPRTLIGVGLSLAVLAGILAAFAGEPMLTGLWWIRDVGPWTVKLSTPLLFDVGVYLVVIGVVLRMLFSLEEH; encoded by the coding sequence GTGAACAGTCTGATCCTCCGCACCACGACGCGCCTGCTCATCGGCGTGCTGCTGCTCTTCTCGGTCTTCCTCCTCCTGCGTGGTCACGATCTGCCCGGAGGCGGCTTCATCGGTGGCCTCGTGGGCGCTGCAGCCATTGCGCTGTACGCCATCGCGTACGGCTACGAGCACGCCTTCGCCCTCCTCCGGATTCGACCCCGCACCCTGATCGGCGTGGGCCTGTCGCTCGCCGTTCTGGCCGGCATCCTCGCCGCCTTCGCAGGGGAACCCATGCTGACCGGATTGTGGTGGATTCGCGACGTGGGCCCGTGGACCGTGAAACTCTCCACGCCGCTGCTGTTCGACGTCGGCGTGTACCTCGTGGTGATTGGCGTGGTGCTCCGCATGCTGTTCTCGCTGGAGGAGCACTGA
- a CDS encoding putative monovalent cation/H+ antiporter subunit A: MLSAAVLVGFAVAALAPFATPHLGARAGWVWATLPAALATWFAAQVPQVRSGAPLEQAIPWLPSLGIDLAFRLDGLSLVFALMITVIGTAVVIYAGGYLRGDRQLPRFYLLLLSFMAAMLGVVVADDLISLFVFWELTSLTSYFLIGYEHERTSSRDGALQGLLITGSGGLAMLGGFLLIGRDVGTFRISEMLAEPAALTTSPIYLPALILVALGAFTKSAQFPFHVWLPNAMAAPTPVSAYLHSATMVKAGVYLLARLAPAMGGTAVWFGLLTGVGTATLLAAATLALLQRDAKRLLAYSTLIALGALVVLLGVGGTDGAKAMVVFMVAHALYKAPLFMVAGSIDHEAGSRDVTELRGLGRVMPVTWAVALLAGVSAAGLPPLLGFVAKEVAYETLLPHAWGLAALVAASAVMITIVVLVAWRPFAGRETTAPRSPHEAPPSMWLGPAVLAALGIGFGFAPDVLAQGLLVPATRAILGADASFHLALWHGVNTALILSIVTVAMGVLLTLAWGPLHRFLVARLGGVRFGPAGAYLGFLDGLRHLAAWQTRVLQSDDLQRHLTTIIGFAVALAAGTAFVRGGIAFDLPPVSGTLYEFLILILVVVAALATVTAQTRLRAITSLGVVGFGIALVFIMFSAPDLAVTQFLVETLMVIVVALVLMRLPSTLLRKPSERFVPAFAAPIAVLGGGLLTVLLLSVLSVPLDRTIPAFYDAASYPEAKGRNVVNVILVDFRALDTLGEITVLAVAATGAFALLRRIGAREARDVAYTAPRGSGDDDEAGDGERDA, from the coding sequence GTGCTGAGCGCCGCGGTCCTCGTCGGCTTCGCGGTCGCCGCCCTCGCCCCGTTCGCGACCCCCCACCTCGGGGCGCGCGCCGGGTGGGTGTGGGCCACCCTGCCCGCCGCCCTGGCGACCTGGTTCGCCGCGCAGGTCCCCCAGGTCCGCAGCGGCGCGCCGCTCGAGCAGGCGATCCCCTGGCTCCCGAGTCTCGGCATCGACCTCGCCTTCCGCCTCGACGGCCTCTCGCTCGTCTTCGCGTTGATGATCACGGTCATCGGGACCGCCGTCGTGATCTACGCCGGCGGGTACCTCCGCGGCGACCGACAGCTGCCCCGCTTCTACCTGTTGTTGCTGTCCTTCATGGCCGCGATGCTCGGCGTCGTCGTCGCCGACGACCTGATCTCGCTGTTCGTCTTCTGGGAGTTGACGAGCCTCACCTCATACTTCCTGATCGGCTACGAGCACGAACGGACATCGAGTCGGGATGGAGCGCTGCAGGGGCTCCTCATCACCGGCTCGGGGGGCCTCGCCATGCTCGGGGGGTTCCTGCTGATCGGACGTGACGTGGGCACCTTCCGCATTTCGGAGATGCTTGCCGAGCCCGCAGCGTTGACCACGTCGCCGATCTACCTCCCTGCCCTGATCCTCGTTGCGCTGGGGGCGTTCACGAAGTCGGCCCAGTTCCCCTTCCACGTGTGGCTTCCCAACGCGATGGCCGCCCCCACGCCCGTGTCGGCGTACCTGCACAGCGCGACGATGGTCAAGGCCGGCGTCTACCTCCTCGCCCGCCTCGCGCCGGCGATGGGCGGCACCGCCGTCTGGTTCGGGTTGTTGACCGGCGTCGGGACCGCCACCCTGCTGGCGGCCGCCACCCTGGCGCTGCTGCAACGCGACGCGAAGCGGCTGTTGGCCTACTCGACGTTGATCGCGCTGGGCGCGCTCGTGGTCCTCCTCGGGGTCGGGGGGACCGATGGCGCGAAGGCCATGGTGGTGTTCATGGTGGCGCATGCGCTCTACAAGGCGCCCCTCTTCATGGTGGCCGGCAGCATCGACCACGAAGCGGGGAGCCGGGACGTGACCGAACTCAGGGGGCTTGGGCGGGTCATGCCGGTGACCTGGGCGGTTGCCCTCTTGGCAGGTGTCAGTGCCGCCGGCCTCCCTCCGCTGCTCGGGTTCGTGGCGAAGGAGGTGGCGTACGAGACGCTCCTCCCGCACGCATGGGGCCTCGCCGCGCTCGTTGCAGCGAGTGCCGTGATGATCACGATCGTGGTGCTCGTCGCGTGGCGCCCCTTCGCGGGACGTGAGACCACGGCACCCCGATCGCCGCACGAGGCGCCCCCGTCGATGTGGCTCGGTCCCGCCGTGCTGGCTGCCCTGGGCATCGGATTCGGCTTCGCACCCGACGTGCTCGCGCAAGGATTGCTCGTGCCGGCGACCCGCGCGATCCTCGGGGCGGACGCGTCGTTCCATCTGGCACTCTGGCATGGGGTGAACACGGCGTTGATCCTGTCGATCGTGACGGTCGCGATGGGCGTGCTCCTGACGCTCGCGTGGGGACCCCTGCACCGGTTCCTCGTGGCGCGCCTTGGCGGCGTTCGATTCGGTCCGGCGGGTGCGTACCTGGGGTTCCTCGATGGATTGAGGCACCTCGCCGCATGGCAGACGCGGGTGCTGCAATCCGACGATTTGCAGCGTCACTTGACGACGATCATCGGGTTCGCCGTGGCGCTCGCGGCCGGAACGGCCTTCGTGCGAGGCGGCATTGCGTTCGACCTTCCGCCCGTGTCCGGCACGCTGTACGAGTTTCTCATCCTCATCCTCGTCGTCGTGGCCGCCCTGGCGACGGTGACGGCGCAGACGCGCCTGCGCGCCATCACGTCGCTCGGTGTCGTCGGGTTCGGCATCGCCCTGGTGTTCATCATGTTCTCCGCTCCCGACCTGGCCGTGACGCAGTTCCTGGTGGAAACGTTGATGGTGATCGTCGTGGCGCTCGTCCTCATGCGTCTTCCCAGCACGCTGCTTCGCAAGCCGTCGGAGCGCTTCGTGCCCGCGTTCGCTGCACCCATCGCGGTGCTGGGCGGTGGGCTGCTCACCGTCCTCCTCCTCAGCGTGCTGAGCGTGCCCCTCGACCGGACGATTCCCGCGTTCTACGACGCAGCCTCGTACCCCGAGGCGAAGGGGCGAAACGTCGTGAACGTCATCCTCGTCGACTTCCGTGCGCTCGACACGCTCGGCGAGATCACCGTTCTCGCCGTCGCAGCGACCGGCGCGTTCGCGCTCCTGCGGCGCATCGGGGCGCGCGAGGCGCGGGACGTGGCGTACACCGCACCGCGCGGCAGCGGGGACGACGACGAGGCGGGCGACGGGGAGCGTGACGCGTGA
- a CDS encoding MOSC domain-containing protein has product MHLHALYVHPVKGARGVAVATAEVRPRGLRYDRRWMIVDGDGRFVSQRTHPRLRALVPHLGADRLTLALDPAADPTLTPTTTPPPLDLPLDAPATADRHARVWGDDVAVAGCGPDADAWLAAWLGPGYALVRHPRDAHRPVDPAYGRDGDAVAFADGFPYLVVTTASLAALNAAAGRTFDVARFRANLVVDGATPWAEDRWTHLHVGDAAFELVKPCVRCVVTTLDPAGAPAPEAPAAAREPLATLARLHATSKGPAFGVNALAREGGTLCVGDPVDAREAAPATSPADGGDPGTAG; this is encoded by the coding sequence ATGCACCTCCACGCCCTGTACGTCCACCCCGTCAAGGGCGCGCGCGGCGTCGCCGTCGCGACCGCGGAGGTCCGCCCCCGCGGCCTCCGGTACGACCGCCGCTGGATGATCGTGGACGGGGACGGGCGCTTCGTCTCGCAACGCACCCACCCGCGCCTCCGGGCGCTCGTCCCGCACCTCGGGGCGGACCGCCTCACGCTGGCGCTCGACCCCGCCGCCGACCCCACCCTCACCCCCACCACGACGCCGCCCCCGCTCGACCTCCCGCTGGACGCGCCGGCGACCGCCGACCGCCACGCCCGCGTGTGGGGCGACGACGTCGCCGTCGCCGGGTGCGGCCCCGACGCGGACGCCTGGCTCGCCGCCTGGCTCGGGCCGGGGTACGCCCTCGTCCGCCACCCCCGCGACGCCCACCGGCCGGTCGACCCGGCGTACGGCCGCGACGGCGACGCCGTCGCCTTCGCCGACGGCTTTCCCTACCTCGTCGTCACGACCGCCTCGCTCGCCGCGCTGAACGCGGCGGCGGGGCGGACGTTCGACGTGGCGCGCTTCCGCGCGAACCTGGTGGTGGACGGCGCGACCCCCTGGGCGGAGGACCGCTGGACCCACCTGCACGTGGGGGACGCCGCGTTCGAGCTGGTGAAGCCCTGCGTCCGCTGCGTCGTCACGACCCTCGATCCCGCCGGCGCCCCCGCACCCGAGGCGCCCGCCGCCGCCCGCGAACCGCTCGCGACGCTGGCCCGCCTCCACGCCACGTCGAAGGGGCCGGCGTTCGGCGTGAACGCCCTCGCTCGCGAGGGCGGCACCCTCTGCGTCGGCGACCCCGTCGACGCCCGCGAGGCCGCCCCCGCGACGTCGCCCGCCGACGGCGGCGACCCGGGGACGGCGGGGTAG
- a CDS encoding aldehyde dehydrogenase family protein — protein MLTSTQVLPLYGGGAWFAADSPLVSDVVAPADGEVLARVPWATERDVDAVVGALVAHGTGPRPDRATRLARVDALHGALHDDRDAWADLVAREGGLTRPTAEAEVARALRCVALAREEGRTLDAPTDVPGAPDLQGHRVPIGVVAAVLPASHPASEPAAHVARALAVGAPLVVNPSIRGALAAQWLVETALRTGLPPGALALVHGNRDTADALVAHPDVDAVSVAGPRDDTTPIAARAHARGLPVLHRTPRRLVVWVGPEANLDRVAAALTSALLGPAAGRGLLPVHVLVPPRSDAPLAAALDAAAATFPDPYAARTPATRATLDALTAAYPRGVPVPSGRRGAATPSLRRLPLALQTDPHDGPARAVTSAGLPVVFTTPVPSASDALAALRHWPIVDEVALVGHGDATAAAVAALRGIPLVSVDAPLDGATLAPAGSTEVFDPDPLALETRLMTRALRVTSPPR, from the coding sequence ATGCTCACCTCGACGCAGGTCCTTCCCCTCTACGGCGGCGGCGCCTGGTTCGCCGCCGACTCGCCCCTCGTGTCCGACGTCGTCGCCCCCGCCGACGGCGAGGTCCTCGCCCGCGTTCCCTGGGCGACGGAACGCGACGTCGACGCCGTCGTCGGCGCGCTCGTCGCCCACGGCACCGGCCCCCGTCCCGACCGCGCGACGCGCCTCGCGCGGGTCGACGCCCTGCACGGCGCCCTGCACGACGACCGAGACGCCTGGGCCGACCTCGTCGCCCGAGAGGGCGGCCTCACGCGCCCCACCGCCGAGGCCGAGGTCGCGCGGGCCCTCCGGTGCGTCGCCCTCGCCCGGGAGGAGGGGCGCACTCTCGACGCCCCCACCGACGTTCCGGGCGCCCCCGACCTCCAGGGGCACCGCGTGCCCATCGGCGTCGTCGCCGCCGTGCTCCCTGCGAGCCACCCGGCGTCGGAACCCGCCGCGCACGTCGCCCGCGCCCTCGCGGTGGGGGCCCCCCTCGTCGTGAACCCGTCGATCCGCGGCGCGCTCGCGGCGCAGTGGCTCGTCGAAACCGCCCTCCGCACGGGGCTTCCGCCCGGCGCCCTCGCCCTCGTCCACGGCAACCGCGACACCGCCGACGCCCTCGTCGCCCACCCCGACGTCGATGCGGTGTCGGTCGCCGGACCCCGCGACGACACGACGCCGATCGCGGCTCGCGCCCACGCGCGCGGCCTTCCCGTCCTCCACCGCACCCCCCGCCGACTCGTCGTGTGGGTCGGCCCCGAGGCGAACCTCGACCGCGTCGCGGCGGCCCTGACCTCCGCCCTCCTCGGCCCCGCCGCCGGTCGCGGCCTGCTCCCGGTCCACGTCCTCGTGCCCCCACGGAGCGACGCGCCGCTCGCCGCGGCGCTCGATGCCGCCGCGGCCACCTTCCCCGACCCGTACGCCGCGCGAACCCCCGCCACCCGCGCGACCCTCGACGCGCTCACCGCCGCCTACCCACGCGGGGTGCCCGTCCCCTCCGGCCGGCGCGGCGCGGCGACCCCCAGCTTGCGACGCCTCCCCCTCGCGTTGCAGACCGACCCGCACGACGGTCCGGCGCGCGCCGTGACGAGCGCCGGCCTCCCCGTCGTCTTCACGACCCCGGTCCCGTCGGCGTCCGACGCCCTGGCCGCCCTTCGCCACTGGCCGATCGTCGACGAGGTCGCGCTCGTCGGGCACGGCGACGCCACCGCCGCCGCCGTCGCGGCGCTGCGCGGCATCCCCCTCGTGAGCGTCGATGCGCCTCTGGACGGCGCCACGCTCGCGCCGGCCGGCTCCACCGAGGTCTTCGACCCCGACCCCCTCGCGCTCGAGACGCGCCTCATGACGCGCGCCCTCCGCGTCACCAGCCCCCCGCGGTAG
- a CDS encoding IclR family transcriptional regulator has product MASLRSLNRALALLDHLAEHHGRHGGQVALRVADVADLLGVDKSTASRLAATLEARGYLQRDPVSRRYALGAKVRPAAPPDGWVRDLVQRAGPVVADLADVTGECAHVAVLDGGAVRIVEDVVARAEGLQVRAGVGRSMPLHCTALGKCFLAFTDVERPPDLVAFTPHTVTDASDLARHLEAVRRAGYALDDEEHEPGVRCLAVPVRDAAGGVVASLGISAPRLRLHDEDLAAVARSVHRAAADLTRALDARRPSGARPDARRAGPVTNP; this is encoded by the coding sequence ATGGCGTCCCTCCGCAGTCTGAACCGCGCGCTGGCCCTGCTCGATCACCTCGCCGAGCATCACGGGCGCCACGGGGGCCAGGTGGCGCTCCGCGTCGCCGACGTCGCGGACCTGCTCGGCGTGGACAAGTCGACCGCATCGCGGCTCGCGGCGACCCTCGAGGCCCGCGGCTACCTCCAGCGCGATCCGGTGTCGCGCCGGTACGCCCTCGGCGCGAAGGTGCGGCCCGCCGCACCCCCCGACGGGTGGGTCCGCGACCTGGTGCAGCGCGCGGGGCCCGTCGTCGCCGACCTCGCCGACGTCACCGGCGAGTGCGCCCACGTCGCCGTCCTCGACGGGGGCGCCGTCCGCATCGTCGAGGACGTCGTCGCCCGGGCCGAAGGGCTCCAGGTGCGCGCGGGCGTGGGTCGCTCGATGCCGCTGCACTGCACCGCGCTCGGCAAGTGCTTCCTCGCCTTCACCGACGTCGAGCGCCCCCCCGACCTCGTCGCCTTCACGCCCCACACCGTGACCGACGCCTCCGACCTCGCACGCCACCTCGAGGCGGTCCGGCGCGCCGGCTACGCCCTCGACGACGAGGAGCACGAGCCCGGCGTTCGGTGCCTCGCCGTCCCCGTGCGCGACGCCGCCGGGGGGGTCGTGGCCAGCCTCGGGATCTCCGCGCCGCGTCTCCGACTCCACGACGAGGACCTCGCGGCGGTCGCCCGCTCGGTCCACCGGGCGGCGGCCGACCTGACGCGCGCACTCGACGCGCGGCGCCCGTCGGGCGCGCGGCCGGACGCCCGTCGCGCCGGCCCCGTGACGAACCCCTGA
- a CDS encoding ABC transporter substrate-binding protein, translating into MKNVLLLWIAGLVLLGSASAQTCDAYGESPMLTERVEAGDLPPVGERLPSDPMVLTGADGIGTYGGELLDIYDGSRLAEFRQFGYQGLVRWSPDGSEVVPNIASGWEVSEDGSSYTFTLRDGLRWSDGHRFTTEDIAFYFDEVAFEPYNCCNDYLLVDGQKPNVEIIDDLTFSLSWDAPNSTLLQNLSTSYGVQLTQFAAHYLEQFSMKKNPEAVEAIMAEDGYDDYNEWWAANIGRYGQDSEYNNPERPLMTPWIPTASFIGEERFTFERNPYFFKVDEDCNQLPYVDQRTWSLTPDEEVRVLRTMEGQDHFCRRDVCQPSNKAVLFDAQDQGEYRFIDVVNSDHNHMLLHVKYTHDLTERAELFQEKDFRVGLSLAMDRQNVIDTVYVGQGTPHQMAPRSGPFYNEQLATQFTEHDPERAAEHLDRVLPEKDADGMRLLNGEPFTFNVLVNTGFRPDWADVMQLIERDWEAVGLDVNVIAGSDEFSRSARQGNDVDAYVWAGENGTGQLPILAADEYVPEAAYGWYAWGAENVFGTEPSNPVVTPPSDIQRMIELVSLIPTAPSDEVQTERMEELLQLHADGLWVLGLAMPEGDYRVVNDDLRNVPDPVIGGWLYPGPGPANFETFYFGD; encoded by the coding sequence ATGAAAAACGTTCTTTTGCTCTGGATTGCAGGTTTGGTCCTGCTCGGTAGCGCGTCCGCGCAGACGTGCGACGCCTACGGCGAGTCCCCCATGCTCACCGAGCGCGTCGAGGCCGGCGACCTTCCGCCGGTCGGCGAGCGCCTCCCGAGCGACCCGATGGTGCTGACCGGTGCCGACGGCATCGGGACGTACGGCGGCGAGCTGCTCGACATCTACGACGGCAGCCGCCTCGCGGAGTTCCGCCAGTTCGGCTACCAGGGCCTCGTGCGCTGGAGCCCCGACGGCAGCGAGGTCGTCCCGAACATCGCCTCCGGGTGGGAGGTCTCCGAGGACGGCAGCTCGTACACGTTCACGCTGCGCGACGGTCTTCGCTGGAGCGACGGCCACCGGTTCACGACCGAGGACATCGCCTTCTACTTCGACGAGGTCGCCTTCGAGCCGTACAACTGCTGCAACGACTACCTCCTCGTCGACGGGCAGAAGCCGAACGTCGAGATCATCGACGACCTGACCTTCTCGCTCTCGTGGGACGCCCCCAACTCCACGCTGCTGCAGAACCTCTCCACCAGCTACGGCGTGCAGCTCACCCAGTTCGCCGCGCACTACCTCGAGCAGTTCTCGATGAAGAAGAACCCCGAGGCGGTCGAAGCGATCATGGCCGAGGACGGCTACGACGACTACAACGAGTGGTGGGCCGCGAACATCGGTCGCTACGGGCAGGACTCGGAGTACAACAACCCCGAGCGCCCGCTCATGACGCCGTGGATCCCCACCGCGTCGTTCATCGGTGAGGAGCGCTTCACCTTCGAGCGCAACCCGTACTTCTTCAAGGTCGACGAGGACTGCAACCAGCTGCCCTACGTCGACCAGCGCACCTGGAGCCTCACGCCCGACGAAGAGGTCCGCGTGCTCCGCACGATGGAGGGGCAGGACCACTTCTGCCGCCGCGACGTCTGCCAGCCCTCGAACAAGGCGGTCCTCTTCGACGCGCAGGACCAGGGCGAGTACCGCTTCATCGACGTCGTCAACTCCGACCACAACCACATGCTGCTGCACGTCAAGTACACGCACGACCTGACCGAGCGCGCCGAGCTCTTCCAGGAGAAGGACTTCCGCGTCGGGCTGTCGCTCGCCATGGACCGCCAGAACGTCATCGACACCGTGTACGTCGGCCAGGGCACGCCGCACCAGATGGCGCCGCGCTCCGGCCCGTTCTACAACGAGCAGCTCGCCACGCAGTTCACCGAGCACGACCCCGAGCGCGCCGCGGAGCACCTCGACCGCGTCCTGCCCGAGAAGGACGCCGACGGCATGCGCCTCCTGAACGGCGAGCCGTTCACCTTCAACGTCCTCGTCAACACCGGCTTCCGTCCCGACTGGGCCGACGTCATGCAGCTCATCGAGCGCGACTGGGAAGCGGTCGGCCTGGACGTCAACGTCATCGCCGGTAGCGACGAGTTCTCCCGCTCCGCCCGCCAGGGCAACGACGTCGACGCGTACGTCTGGGCCGGCGAGAACGGCACCGGTCAGCTGCCGATCCTCGCGGCCGACGAGTACGTGCCCGAAGCCGCCTACGGCTGGTACGCCTGGGGTGCGGAAAACGTCTTCGGCACCGAGCCCTCGAACCCCGTCGTCACGCCCCCCAGCGACATCCAGCGCATGATCGAACTCGTCTCCCTCATCCCGACCGCCCCGTCGGACGAGGTGCAGACCGAGCGCATGGAGGAGCTGCTGCAACTCCACGCCGACGGTCTCTGGGTCCTCGGTCTCGCGATGCCCGAGGGCGACTACCGCGTCGTGAACGACGACCTCCGCAACGTGCCCGACCCCGTCATCGGCGGCTGGCTGTACCCCGGCCCCGGGCCGGCCAACTTCGAGACGTTCTACTTCGGCGACTGA
- a CDS encoding ABC transporter permease has translation MTSYLVRRLLYMIPTLFAVSIVAFAVITLPPGDYADTYVLAARQSGQVVTPEEEQRIRAFYKLDRPWIVQYWDWASGIVTRGDFGFSFQWDLPVNELIWPRLAMTFVVSFSSLLLVWIVAIPIGVYSAVRQYSIGDMLATILGFIGLAIPNFLFALVLMYVSFRYFGTSVGGLFSPEYVNAPWSLAKLGDFLSKLWLPMVVLGTAGTAGLIRVVRANLLDELKKPYVVTARAKGLREREAIRKYPLRIALNPFVSSLNDVFVQMVSGATIVSVVLSLQTTGPLLLEALRAEDMYLAGSFVMMLSVLTVVGTLVSDLLLAWLDPRIRYR, from the coding sequence ATGACGAGCTACCTCGTGCGCCGCCTGTTGTACATGATCCCGACGCTGTTCGCGGTGTCGATCGTGGCGTTCGCCGTCATCACGCTCCCCCCCGGCGACTACGCCGACACGTACGTGCTCGCCGCCCGCCAGAGCGGCCAGGTCGTCACGCCGGAGGAGGAGCAGCGCATCCGCGCCTTCTACAAGCTCGACCGCCCGTGGATCGTGCAGTACTGGGACTGGGCGTCGGGCATCGTCACGCGCGGCGACTTCGGGTTCTCCTTCCAGTGGGACCTCCCGGTCAACGAACTCATTTGGCCGCGCCTCGCCATGACGTTCGTCGTCTCCTTCTCGAGCCTCCTGCTGGTGTGGATCGTGGCGATCCCCATCGGCGTGTACTCCGCCGTTCGGCAGTACTCGATCGGCGACATGCTCGCGACGATCCTCGGCTTCATCGGCCTCGCCATCCCCAATTTTCTCTTTGCGCTCGTGCTCATGTACGTCTCGTTCCGCTATTTCGGTACCAGCGTCGGGGGGTTGTTCTCCCCCGAGTACGTCAACGCCCCCTGGTCGCTCGCCAAACTCGGCGACTTCCTCTCCAAGTTGTGGCTCCCGATGGTCGTCCTCGGCACCGCCGGCACCGCCGGGTTGATCCGCGTCGTGCGCGCGAACCTGCTCGACGAACTCAAGAAGCCCTACGTCGTCACCGCCCGCGCGAAGGGCCTCCGCGAGCGCGAAGCGATCCGCAAGTACCCGCTCCGGATCGCGCTCAACCCCTTCGTCAGTAGCCTCAACGACGTGTTCGTGCAGATGGTGTCGGGCGCGACGATCGTCTCGGTGGTCCTGAGTCTGCAGACCACCGGCCCCCTCCTCCTCGAGGCGCTCCGCGCCGAGGACATGTACCTCGCGGGGAGCTTCGTGATGATGTTGAGCGTCCTCACCGTCGTCGGGACGCTCGTCTCCGACCTGCTGCTCGCGTGGCTCGACCCGAGGATCCGCTACCGATGA